The genomic window CGACCCACGCCGTCACGAAGTCGTCGAGGCTCCATCGGTGACCGTCCTGGAGCTGGAAGATGCGCCAGTCGCCGGTGAGGTACGAGAGGTGCTCGTCGGCGGCGGGCACCAAGCCGGGCCGCCCATCGGCGCCGCGAGGTCGAGGACCAGGCGCGACCCAACCGACCGGACGACGGGCGAGCGCCTTCGCTTCGTGCGGGTCCGTGGAGCTCGAATTCATCGAGAAACGACGCTCGCACGCGGACGAATCTCCGTGAAGTGCGAACTGGCGGCCGAGCCCCCACGGGCCGCGTTTTGAGCACGAGAGCGCGGCGCGAGGCCGGTATACTCGGGGCCTCGCGCGTGCGGATCCGAGGGAAATTCAACCTGGTGCTCGTGGTCGTCTTCGCCCTCGGCTTCGCCGTGAGCGGGGCGGTGTCGCATCGCCTCCTCCACAAGAATGCGCGCGAAGAGGTCTTGCGGAGCGCCGCCGTGATGATGGAAGCGGCGCTCTCGATGCGCGCGTACACCGTCAGCCACGTAAGGGGCAAGCTGCGCAAAGACGAGAGCGAGTTTCTCCCGGAAGCGGTTCCTGCGTTTTCTGCGACGGAGATCATGAACAAGCTCCGCGTGAAGTACCCCGACTATTCGTACAAGGAAGCCGCCATCAACCCGACGAATCCGCGCAATCGCGCCGTCGAGTGGGAGGCCGATCTCATCGGCGCGTTTCGCCAGGGCGCGACGGAGCTGACCGGCACGCGCGAAGCCGCGACGGGGCAAGTGCTCTACCTCGCGCGACCGTTTCGGATCGCGGACCCCGCGTGCTTGACGTGCCACACGACGCCAGAGACCGCGCCGCCGGCGATGGTCAAGCTCTACGGGTCCGCCGGCGGTTTTGGCTGGAAGCTCGACGAGGTCATCGGCGCGCAGATCGTGACCGTGCCCATGGACCTTCCCATTCGGAACGCCGACCGAGCCTTCGTGACGTTCATGGCCTCGTTGGGGAGCATCTTCGTCGTGCTCTTCGCCGTGCTCAACCTCATGCTCTCGGCGCTCATCGTGAAGCCCATCACGATCATGGCAGCGATGGCCGATAAGGTCTCGACGGGCGAAGGCGGTATGCCGGAGTTCGCGGAGCACGGCAGCGACGAGGTTCACGCGTTGGGGCGCTCCTTCAACCGCATGCGCCGCAGCCTTGAAAAGGCGCTCAAGCTCATCGACGCGGATTCCTAGTCGCCATGCTGAGCGCCCTCGATCGATCCCTCTCCAAAGGCACGATGCTCTCCGAGTATCGCATCGAGGGCACGCTCGGCGTCGGCGCCTTCGGCGTCACCTACCTGGCGACCGATACGAACCTGAACCTGAAGGTCGCCATCAAGGAGTACCTGCCGGCGGGCACCGCGGTGCGCTCCGCCGACGCGGGCGTGAACCCCCGCTCCGAGATGGCAAGCGAGCCCTTCTATTGGGGGCTCGGTCGGTTCCTCGACGAGTCGCGCGCGCTCGCGACATTTCGTCACCCGAACATCGTGCGCGTCATGCGCTTCTTCGAGGCCAACCAGACGGCGTACATGGTGATGGAGTTCGTCGAGGGGGCGGACCTCTACTCGTGGGCCAAGGGCCGCCGCCCCTTCGACGAGGCCCTGGTGCGCCGCGTGATCTTGCCGCTCCTCGACGGGCTCGAGGTGGTGCACGAGGCCAGCTACCTGCACCGCGACATCAAGCCGTCGAACATCTTCGTGC from Myxococcales bacterium includes these protein-coding regions:
- a CDS encoding DUF3365 domain-containing protein, which encodes MRIRGKFNLVLVVVFALGFAVSGAVSHRLLHKNAREEVLRSAAVMMEAALSMRAYTVSHVRGKLRKDESEFLPEAVPAFSATEIMNKLRVKYPDYSYKEAAINPTNPRNRAVEWEADLIGAFRQGATELTGTREAATGQVLYLARPFRIADPACLTCHTTPETAPPAMVKLYGSAGGFGWKLDEVIGAQIVTVPMDLPIRNADRAFVTFMASLGSIFVVLFAVLNLMLSALIVKPITIMAAMADKVSTGEGGMPEFAEHGSDEVHALGRSFNRMRRSLEKALKLIDADS